In a genomic window of Tissierella sp. Yu-01:
- a CDS encoding xanthine dehydrogenase family protein molybdopterin-binding subunit, which translates to MPQHIGVNTLRKDAWEKVTGRAKYNGDNISPDILHARLLTSPYAHALIKNIDTRKAMKSSGVKAIITGKDSPFLTGPMICDRPIIARGKVRYFGEPVAVVVANSEEEAMRAVHLIEVEYEKLPVVNSIRDAIIPESTLVHKDLNLYYYPASHIYPEFDSNIMDHVKIRKGDIERGLNESEVVVEASFSLPQSDHIAMETRNAMAQIQPDGTVIIYTSSQAPFAVKEELSKTFNIPEGKIIVRTPYVGGAFGGKATIQLEYIVYLASLAVDGRLVRLANSREQDMMSSPSKIAAEAKLKIGATKVGKITALECTYMINCGAYADTGPRMAKSIAASCSGPYNIENIHCDSYSVYTNHCYVTSYRGFGHTTSIFCIERIIELLAEKLELDPFEVRLINAIKESNYTPTQDKVTLNNTGDMSSCLVKLRDAMNWDEGIVRITEDGKIRAKGISGLWKTSNSPTNATSGAILTLNSDGSINLNFGGVEIGPGMKTTVAMILAEKLKMSADKIHVFMGVDTQVTPKHWKTVASMTTFMAGNAVIKAADDLIKQLQQLGSIVLKCQPEDLEVANERVYYKSNPDLYIDFKNIVHGYKYDGGQSIWGQMIASGSYIFSQLKPLEKETGKGKTGVSWTVGAQGVEIEYDPRMHTYRLIKAYTVIDGGSVINPKLARGLIMGGMSMGLGLATREDFLYDSDGIIENTSLRTYKVMRYGENPDYYVEFIETPQIDGPFGTRGIGEHGILGIPSAFANAISAATKVNFNSIPITSETIWKKLGEKNDTI; encoded by the coding sequence ATGCCACAACATATAGGTGTAAATACTTTAAGAAAGGATGCCTGGGAGAAAGTTACTGGCCGTGCAAAATATAATGGTGACAACATATCACCAGATATACTTCATGCACGTCTATTGACATCACCTTATGCTCATGCCTTGATTAAAAATATAGATACAAGAAAAGCTATGAAATCTTCCGGCGTGAAGGCAATAATAACTGGCAAGGATTCTCCATTTTTAACAGGTCCTATGATTTGTGACAGGCCTATAATTGCCAGGGGAAAAGTAAGGTATTTTGGAGAGCCTGTTGCAGTAGTTGTAGCAAATAGTGAAGAAGAAGCCATGAGGGCAGTACATTTAATAGAGGTAGAATATGAGAAATTGCCTGTTGTAAATTCTATAAGGGATGCTATTATCCCTGAATCTACATTGGTACATAAGGATTTAAACCTATATTATTATCCAGCTAGCCATATATATCCTGAATTCGACTCAAATATTATGGATCATGTAAAGATAAGAAAAGGTGATATTGAAAGGGGTTTAAATGAATCAGAAGTTGTTGTAGAAGCTAGCTTTTCTTTACCTCAATCAGATCATATAGCAATGGAAACAAGAAATGCTATGGCTCAGATTCAACCTGATGGTACCGTAATTATCTATACCTCTAGTCAGGCACCATTTGCTGTTAAGGAGGAGCTAAGTAAGACCTTTAATATTCCAGAAGGGAAGATTATAGTACGTACACCATATGTTGGAGGAGCCTTTGGAGGAAAAGCAACTATCCAGTTGGAATATATTGTATATTTGGCTTCATTAGCAGTTGATGGAAGATTAGTAAGATTAGCAAATTCTAGAGAACAGGATATGATGAGTTCACCATCAAAAATTGCAGCAGAGGCAAAATTAAAAATTGGAGCTACTAAAGTTGGGAAAATAACGGCACTAGAATGTACTTATATGATCAACTGTGGTGCCTATGCCGATACTGGACCTCGTATGGCTAAGTCTATAGCTGCAAGCTGCTCGGGACCATATAATATTGAAAATATACATTGTGATTCATATAGTGTTTATACAAATCATTGCTATGTAACATCATATCGGGGCTTCGGCCATACTACAAGTATATTTTGTATAGAGAGAATTATTGAATTATTAGCTGAAAAACTAGAATTGGATCCTTTTGAAGTAAGGTTGATAAATGCAATAAAGGAAAGCAATTATACACCTACTCAAGATAAAGTAACCCTAAATAACACAGGGGATATGAGTAGTTGCTTAGTAAAACTTAGAGATGCAATGAATTGGGATGAAGGAATAGTTAGAATTACAGAGGATGGAAAAATCAGAGCAAAAGGCATAAGTGGTCTATGGAAGACATCAAATTCACCAACTAATGCCACTTCTGGTGCTATTCTTACACTTAATAGTGATGGAAGTATTAATCTGAATTTTGGTGGAGTAGAAATAGGTCCTGGTATGAAGACTACTGTAGCTATGATTTTGGCAGAGAAGTTGAAGATGAGTGCAGATAAAATACATGTATTTATGGGAGTTGATACACAAGTAACACCAAAACACTGGAAGACAGTGGCAAGCATGACAACCTTTATGGCTGGTAATGCAGTTATAAAGGCTGCAGATGATTTGATAAAACAGCTGCAGCAATTAGGTTCCATAGTACTAAAATGTCAACCAGAGGATCTAGAAGTTGCTAACGAAAGGGTATATTATAAGTCAAATCCTGATTTATATATCGATTTTAAAAATATAGTTCATGGCTATAAATATGACGGCGGACAATCAATATGGGGACAGATGATAGCAAGTGGAAGTTATATCTTTAGTCAGTTAAAACCTTTAGAAAAAGAAACTGGAAAAGGTAAGACTGGAGTATCATGGACAGTAGGTGCCCAAGGAGTTGAGATAGAATACGATCCAAGAATGCATACCTATAGATTAATTAAAGCTTATACTGTTATAGATGGTGGAAGTGTGATAAATCCAAAGCTAGCTCGTGGTCTTATTATGGGAGGAATGTCTATGGGTCTTGGCTTGGCAACTCGTGAGGATTTTTTATATGATTCAGATGGTATAATAGAGAACACTTCCCTTAGAACCTATAAGGTAATGAGATATGGAGAAAATCCTGATTATTATGTTGAATTTATTGAAACTCCACAAATAGATGGGCCGTTTGGAACTAGGGGAATAGGTGAGCATGGAATACTTGGAATCCCTTCAGCCTTTGCTAATGCAATTTCTGCAGCAACAAAGGTAAATTTTAATTCCATACCAATTACGTCGGAAACAATATGGAAGAAGTTAGGTGAGAAAAATGATACCATTTGA
- a CDS encoding FAD binding domain-containing protein, with translation MIPFDFEYYRPDTVEEAVKLYETLSSGGKKVIYYGGGTEFISMARMNNMYADAVIDTKGIRECNAYQLENERLTIGSAVTLTKIAELNIFTLLTLAVSRIADHTIQDKITLGGNIIGSIIYKESLLPLLVSDSEIVLVGPKGRRNVPINEAFSKKLSFEEGEMLLRVNIDKRYLELPYSHVKRTKNEKIDYPLITMVAINDRGKLKVAFSGLCDYPFRSRDMENVLNDRGKNYEERINIAIGKVPGRILTDVSGSKEYRQFVFGLMLGEVFNKLGVD, from the coding sequence ATGATACCATTTGATTTTGAATATTATAGACCAGATACAGTAGAAGAGGCAGTTAAACTATATGAAACACTATCATCTGGGGGTAAAAAGGTTATTTATTATGGCGGTGGTACTGAATTTATCAGTATGGCAAGAATGAATAATATGTATGCAGATGCAGTGATTGATACAAAAGGAATTAGGGAATGTAATGCATATCAATTAGAAAATGAAAGACTAACTATAGGTTCAGCTGTTACACTAACTAAGATAGCTGAACTCAATATATTTACGTTGCTAACATTAGCTGTTAGTAGAATAGCGGACCATACTATCCAAGACAAAATCACTTTAGGTGGTAATATAATAGGAAGTATTATTTATAAGGAATCATTGTTGCCTCTTTTAGTTTCTGACAGTGAAATAGTACTGGTGGGACCAAAGGGTAGAAGAAATGTACCTATAAATGAAGCTTTTAGTAAGAAATTGTCATTTGAAGAAGGTGAAATGCTCCTTCGTGTAAATATAGATAAAAGGTATCTAGAATTACCATATTCGCATGTGAAGAGAACTAAAAACGAAAAGATAGATTATCCTCTAATTACCATGGTAGCAATAAATGATAGAGGAAAATTGAAAGTTGCATTTAGTGGACTATGTGATTATCCATTTAGATCGAGGGATATGGAAAATGTATTAAATGATAGAGGGAAAAACTATGAAGAGAGAATTAATATAGCAATAGGGAAAGTTCCAGGAAGAATTCTAACAGACGTAAGTGGGTCCAAGGAATATAGGCAATTTGTATTTGGCTTAATGCTTGGAGAAGTATTTAATAAGCTAGGAGTGGACTAA
- a CDS encoding GNAT family N-acetyltransferase → MLEIKEGNSKFYIGEDENAPLAEIIYTSSDDGKITIEHTIVSDELQGQGIAKKLLTRAVEYARENNKKVIPMCSYVKDQFERNEYEYEDVWYR, encoded by the coding sequence TTGTTAGAAATAAAAGAAGGAAATTCTAAGTTCTATATAGGTGAGGATGAAAATGCTCCATTAGCAGAGATAATATACACAAGTTCAGATGATGGTAAAATAACGATAGAACATACCATAGTATCAGATGAATTACAGGGGCAGGGAATAGCGAAAAAGTTGCTAACTAGAGCAGTTGAATATGCTAGAGAAAACAATAAAAAAGTAATACCTATGTGCTCATACGTAAAAGATCAATTTGAAAGAAACGAATATGAATATGAAGATGTTTGGTATAGATAA
- a CDS encoding DEAD/DEAH box helicase — translation MKVYFSHTGVNNYAPEIDIDFSGSFEGLIDCINQVPGYSQLKNTVLNNGKIRSSTRIFVNVVTTNSNSSGLPVYKYYEGENTREISNIYENIHSSDINILIAIFDAEKLLHMINNSLTEQTGGKFNYIDDMGRPKGKDYKPTISEINFSYDVLKEDIHEFRNGDTTLESLKYSSNQEPTINFNQDGFLKHSSKLLVEDLVEAIRDIWELPDGMGTLRLFQEDSLFFIMAKLFGIDYPKEKHLLLSMPTGGGKTEAFMIPLLARIYHNKISNPNQKGIQSIVIYPTNALANDQAMRFVELIYKVNKKLTDRDIPLSRHISIGILSGDTPNRSKDLSTESLIRICPKCGKSDKWEVDKGQLICINELFDGSRCGTRLSFCRLTKEDIINDPPDIIITNPDMINYALHSPKYMPILRNKIESIVFDEVHIYQGILGCHVSHLLRRLEELMEKKPLYIGMSATIGNAKELASLLFDEELDNIKYIRNENNKYLTDKVTKTRTHVLITPYYIGKSKTGSGGTRERYLAAMTVAGTLAMFIGHLITDSHFRKSIIFTNYRADADKIAGDLRERERLDIRFYFEEIIERVKANRPITQEEVEICLYMDQWVHEIIDNNNAINNKSEIGWNRGGLEKQERIRSIHSFSRNNLLADITLDDAFPIDIMVATKTLEVGIDIGDVTTVINSSAPFTINEYVQRIGRGGRKKDSVAITVINPESAIDCHMKNNFNNYVYAKTSDFEDAPIIINNEIIVEKHIKARIVDYFTKRFLKDNPYSDELYVSIGDIVDRITITKNGVRKLIGDGVSPVALEEYIECLYGEIFHRKIEDETVANRLLRFLQREESIIGTEACEFTEDDFKKAVSSVIKDLNKHLQSRGNRGKWEKNRYLVGRDNNAAMPDLTPSLRGSGATVSLYTNNNENSVDVVSRQTAFSSMPLSNEYAISTTISGVSSFIVKDDKGESDKDAEILIRRAICNFEDNTALEYFNNKLDDFPYSDDMIEVASTLNVLVPKKLRVAYFPSRFYCEHCERGLIPGDDYDERFDGVYCKSCGRKAVQLHKIYSCADDECGHLYDPPIPKMCINPECNSVKAATKIYKDNNYSFKGRAKDIRNLFKFRITNNLEWVCRKCGTRQNFSVFYMMKNGNKSQDVQRILGMRTSPDKKNTDYLPYIAKWYPETPNFSNQNDTVFSCKVCTSRKIKTISVPSVRTVSYSYVGNKVRNNRLDILCESLDIEDILIEFSKGYVIQLAQEYIRRFTNNSGNDRSYSLKTERIFDKQYWGNYYESHLAWFKFGDKIDEFLNTKKYTCSGHCSTCNKFDDLDLGKMMKPKRTIEEYNYDSVKQKPKKPDHRGKYCDTARDNNCNRQYCQCEDGTELCDEFNEMDYLRYIIIHTLKHGMLWSLPKYAGVNVSEVRGEVYPNDKYDSKDLVLIDNNEGGSGAIILIRKHWAHIWKFANDIIGLTCENKANIILPHSCSRYNADLCPFITKEYLDYLKQI, via the coding sequence ATGAAGGTCTATTTTTCACACACAGGCGTAAATAATTATGCTCCAGAGATTGATATTGATTTTTCAGGTTCTTTCGAAGGATTAATAGATTGCATAAATCAAGTACCAGGGTATAGCCAGTTAAAAAATACTGTATTGAATAATGGTAAAATTAGAAGTAGTACCAGAATATTCGTTAATGTGGTAACAACTAACTCAAACTCTTCTGGTCTTCCAGTTTATAAATATTACGAAGGTGAAAATACACGAGAAATATCAAATATATATGAGAATATACATTCGAGTGATATAAACATATTAATTGCTATTTTTGATGCTGAAAAATTGTTACATATGATAAATAATAGTCTGACTGAGCAAACTGGCGGTAAATTCAATTATATTGATGACATGGGGAGACCTAAAGGTAAAGACTATAAGCCAACTATAAGTGAAATAAATTTCTCGTATGATGTATTAAAAGAGGATATACACGAATTTAGAAATGGTGATACTACATTGGAAAGTCTAAAATATTCTAGTAATCAAGAACCAACAATAAATTTCAATCAAGATGGTTTTCTGAAACATTCATCAAAACTACTAGTAGAGGATTTAGTTGAGGCAATTAGAGATATATGGGAATTACCTGATGGAATGGGAACGCTTAGATTATTTCAAGAGGATTCACTATTTTTTATAATGGCCAAATTATTTGGAATTGATTATCCAAAAGAGAAGCATTTATTATTATCGATGCCAACAGGCGGAGGAAAAACGGAAGCATTTATGATTCCATTATTGGCTAGAATTTATCATAATAAAATAAGTAATCCAAATCAAAAGGGGATACAATCTATTGTAATATATCCAACAAATGCTCTTGCCAATGACCAAGCAATGAGATTTGTTGAGTTAATATATAAAGTTAATAAAAAGTTAACAGATCGAGATATACCATTATCAAGACATATAAGCATTGGAATATTATCTGGGGATACTCCTAATAGAAGTAAGGATTTAAGCACTGAAAGTTTAATTAGGATATGTCCAAAGTGTGGGAAATCAGATAAATGGGAAGTAGATAAAGGTCAGTTAATTTGCATAAATGAACTATTTGATGGAAGTAGATGTGGGACAAGATTATCATTCTGTAGATTAACAAAAGAAGATATAATAAATGACCCACCAGATATTATTATTACAAATCCTGATATGATTAACTATGCATTACACAGTCCTAAATATATGCCTATTTTAAGAAATAAGATAGAATCGATTGTTTTTGATGAGGTTCATATTTATCAAGGGATATTAGGATGCCATGTTTCACATCTACTGAGGAGACTTGAGGAATTAATGGAAAAGAAACCATTATACATTGGAATGAGTGCTACTATTGGTAATGCTAAGGAGTTAGCATCCCTATTATTCGATGAAGAGTTAGATAATATTAAATACATTAGAAATGAAAATAATAAATATTTGACAGATAAAGTTACTAAGACTAGAACTCATGTATTAATTACTCCGTACTACATTGGGAAAAGTAAAACAGGAAGTGGGGGAACTAGGGAACGATATTTAGCTGCTATGACAGTTGCAGGTACTTTAGCCATGTTTATAGGACACTTAATAACTGATTCACATTTTAGAAAGAGTATAATATTTACTAATTATAGAGCAGATGCAGATAAAATAGCTGGTGACTTAAGGGAAAGAGAACGACTGGATATTAGATTCTATTTTGAAGAGATAATAGAGCGAGTAAAAGCTAACAGACCAATAACGCAAGAAGAAGTAGAAATTTGCTTATATATGGATCAATGGGTTCATGAGATAATTGATAATAATAACGCTATTAATAACAAATCAGAAATAGGATGGAATAGGGGTGGCTTAGAGAAACAAGAAAGAATTCGTTCTATACATTCTTTCAGTAGAAATAATTTGCTAGCCGATATAACTTTAGATGATGCTTTTCCAATTGATATAATGGTTGCTACTAAAACATTAGAAGTTGGTATAGATATTGGTGATGTCACGACTGTTATTAATTCATCTGCACCATTTACAATTAATGAATATGTTCAAAGAATTGGTAGAGGAGGTAGAAAAAAAGATTCTGTAGCAATTACTGTTATCAATCCAGAAAGTGCTATAGATTGTCATATGAAAAACAATTTTAATAACTACGTTTACGCAAAAACAAGTGATTTTGAAGATGCGCCAATAATTATTAATAATGAAATTATAGTGGAAAAACATATAAAAGCTAGAATTGTAGACTACTTTACAAAAAGATTTTTGAAAGATAATCCCTATAGTGATGAATTGTATGTGAGTATAGGAGATATAGTAGATAGGATTACTATTACTAAAAATGGTGTTAGAAAGTTAATTGGAGATGGTGTATCACCTGTTGCTTTGGAAGAATATATTGAATGTTTATACGGTGAAATATTTCATAGGAAAATTGAAGATGAAACTGTTGCAAATAGGTTATTAAGATTTTTGCAAAGAGAAGAAAGTATTATTGGTACAGAAGCATGTGAATTTACTGAAGATGACTTCAAAAAGGCTGTAAGTAGTGTAATTAAAGATCTTAATAAACATCTTCAATCTAGAGGGAATAGAGGCAAGTGGGAAAAAAATAGATATTTAGTTGGTAGAGATAATAATGCTGCTATGCCTGATTTAACACCATCTTTAAGGGGCTCGGGTGCTACAGTTTCATTATATACTAATAACAATGAGAATTCTGTAGATGTGGTATCTAGACAAACAGCATTTAGCTCGATGCCACTTTCGAATGAATATGCAATATCCACAACAATATCTGGGGTCAGTTCTTTTATTGTAAAAGATGATAAAGGAGAAAGTGATAAAGATGCAGAAATTTTAATTAGAAGAGCAATATGTAATTTTGAAGACAACACAGCTCTAGAGTACTTTAATAATAAGTTAGATGACTTTCCTTATTCTGATGATATGATCGAAGTTGCTTCTACTCTTAATGTATTAGTACCCAAAAAGCTAAGAGTTGCATATTTTCCTAGTAGATTTTACTGTGAGCATTGTGAGAGAGGACTAATACCTGGTGACGACTATGATGAACGGTTTGATGGAGTATACTGCAAATCATGTGGACGTAAAGCTGTTCAATTACACAAAATATATTCTTGTGCTGATGATGAATGTGGACATTTGTATGATCCTCCTATACCAAAAATGTGCATAAATCCAGAGTGTAATTCTGTAAAAGCTGCAACTAAGATCTATAAAGACAACAATTACAGTTTTAAAGGCAGAGCAAAAGATATAAGGAATCTTTTTAAATTTAGAATTACAAATAACTTAGAATGGGTGTGCAGAAAGTGTGGAACAAGACAGAATTTTTCAGTGTTTTATATGATGAAGAACGGAAATAAGTCGCAGGATGTACAAAGAATTTTAGGGATGAGAACATCACCTGATAAAAAGAATACTGATTATCTTCCCTATATAGCTAAATGGTATCCGGAGACACCGAATTTTTCCAATCAAAATGATACTGTTTTTTCATGCAAAGTTTGTACGTCTAGGAAAATAAAGACTATTAGTGTTCCAAGTGTTAGAACTGTTTCATATAGTTATGTAGGTAATAAAGTAAGAAATAATAGGTTAGATATATTATGTGAATCACTTGACATAGAAGACATATTAATTGAGTTTAGTAAAGGTTATGTAATTCAGCTTGCTCAAGAGTATATTAGAAGATTTACAAATAATAGTGGTAATGATAGAAGTTATAGCTTAAAGACTGAAAGAATATTCGATAAACAATACTGGGGGAACTATTACGAATCTCATTTAGCATGGTTTAAATTCGGAGATAAAATAGATGAGTTCTTGAATACTAAGAAATATACATGCAGTGGACATTGCTCTACATGTAATAAATTTGATGATTTGGATTTAGGAAAAATGATGAAACCTAAACGAACGATTGAAGAATATAATTATGATAGTGTTAAACAAAAACCTAAAAAACCAGATCATAGAGGCAAATATTGCGATACTGCCAGAGATAATAATTGTAATAGACAGTATTGTCAGTGTGAAGATGGAACTGAACTTTGTGATGAATTTAATGAGATGGATTATCTAAGATATATTATCATTCACACACTAAAACATGGGATGCTCTGGTCCTTACCCAAATATGCAGGTGTCAATGTAAGTGAAGTTAGAGGAGAAGTGTATCCTAATGATAAATATGATAGTAAGGATTTAGTTTTAATTGATAATAATGAGGGTGGCTCTGGTGCTATTATATTAATAAGAAAACACTGGGCTCATATTTGGAAGTTTGCCAATGATATAATAGGTTTGACATGTGAAAATAAAGCTAACATAATTTTACCACATTCTTGTTCAAGATATAATGCAGATTTATGCCCTTTCATAACTAAGGAATACTTAGATTATCTAAAACAAATATAA
- a CDS encoding (2Fe-2S)-binding protein: MLEILDTQVITLNINGEERKVAVKPSDILLYTLRNNFGLTGPKPGCENGDCGACTVLIDDWPVKSCLMLTVEAIGKKILTVEGLKDASIQKAFVEEYGFQCGYCTSGFLMVCHSLSKIHPDADDTTIQEWLQSNICRCTGYEEISIAVKSILNK, from the coding sequence ATGCTTGAAATATTGGATACACAGGTAATTACTTTAAATATAAATGGAGAAGAAAGAAAAGTTGCAGTGAAGCCTTCAGATATATTGCTTTATACTTTGCGTAACAACTTTGGACTTACGGGTCCAAAACCAGGATGTGAAAATGGAGACTGCGGAGCATGTACTGTACTTATTGACGACTGGCCTGTAAAATCATGTCTTATGCTTACTGTTGAAGCTATTGGCAAAAAAATTTTAACAGTAGAAGGACTAAAGGATGCATCTATACAAAAGGCATTTGTTGAAGAGTATGGATTTCAATGTGGATATTGTACTAGTGGTTTTCTTATGGTATGTCATTCATTATCCAAGATACACCCAGATGCAGATGATACTACTATCCAAGAATGGCTGCAGTCAAATATTTGTAGATGTACAGGATACGAGGAAATATCTATAGCCGTAAAATCAATATTAAACAAGTAA